Below is a window of Escherichia coli DSM 30083 = JCM 1649 = ATCC 11775 DNA.
ACTGGATGATCAGTAATGGAATGCTAATCACCGACACCGCAATACCCAGCGAGCAGGCGAAGATCATCGCCGTAAAGAAATCAAGAAATGACTTGGCGATTAAAATACTCGGATCGCCGGTCATCCCTTCGTTCATCGCCCCGAAGATTCCGGTGCCGCTGGCGCAAAACAGAACAATAATCGCGACAAAATTCTGAATAAAAGATTCATGCGCTGGCTTCTTACGCGAGTGGTGAAACAGATTATGCGCTTTGGCGACCACTGTATTGACGCCTTTTTCCAGCAGACAAATTTCGCCGATTAATGCTCCGAGTAAGGTTGCTAAAACCATCGCCGGAAGGTTGGCGCATTTCACCACCAGTAAAATACCAATCCCCAGCGATGCCAGACCAAAAATTGATGTCATGGAGACGCGGATACGTTCCGGTAAGCGTTGGCTAAGGAGTGCGCCGAAAACGCCACCCAGTAAGACTGCACTTGCGTTGATAAAAGGGCCGATGACCACAAGAGTTCCTGTTAGCTGTATTGTTTGATTTTCTTATTATGAACTTTTGGCGCCGTCGATGGCTTGTTTGTTCGCAAAGTCCTGGCTTGCACGCTTTAGCGAAAGGTGCCATGATTGCGCGAATTTTCTCCTCTCTGTACGGAGTTTGCCCGATGCACGCCACCTCCTTACATTCTCTCGCTTATCGCCGTTTCGCGCGAAACTCTTCTCTTTTTATGCTACTGCTCATGCGGTGAAGTTAACGCACGCTCACTGCAGGACAACAGTAAAATCAGAGCGTTTCTGCTTTTACTGATGTCTGGCGGTCGGAGCTGGTGACCAGTTTGACCCATATCTCATGGGGCAGGGTTTTCCACCTTGTCCGGTATTCTTACTTCCCCGAAACGGGTTTTGCGCTTATGAAATCAATGAATATTGCCGCCAGTAGTGAACTGGTATCCCGACTTTCTACTCATCGCTGCGTGGTAGCGTTGGGAGATACTGATTTTACGGACGTCGCGGCAGTCGTCATTACCGCTGCGGATAGTCGCAGTGGCATTCTTGCGTTGCTTAAGCGCACCGGTTTTCATCTACCGGTGTTTTTGTATTCCGAACATGCTGTTGAATTACCTGCGGGCGTTACGGCGGTAATCAACGGCAACGAGCAGCAGTGGCTGGAGCTGGAATCCGCAGCCTGTCAGTATGAAGAGAATTTGCTGCCACCGTTTTATGACACGCTGACGCAGTACGTTGAGATGGGTAATAGCACCTTTGCTTGCCCTGGACATCAACATGGTGCGTTCTTTAAAAAGCATCCTGCCGGACGCCATTTTTACGATTTCTTTGGCGAGAACATCTTTCGCGCCGATATGTGTAACGCTGACGTAAAATTGGGCGATCTGCTTATTCATGAAGGATCGGCGAAAGATGCGCAGAAATTTGCAGCCAAAGTCTTTCATGCCGATAAAACCTATTTTGTGCTGAACGGCACATCGGCAGCGAATAAAGTGGTGACGAATGCGCTGTTAACGCGTGGCGATCTGGTGCTCTTCGACCGTAACAACCATAAGTCGAATCATCACGGCGCGTTGATTCAGGCGGGGGCGACGCCGGTCTATCTGGAAGCTTCACGTAACCCGTTTGGTTTCATTGGCGGTATTGATGCGCACTGTTTTAATGAAGAGTATCTGCGCCAGCAAATTCGCGACGTTGCGCCAGAAAAAGCCGACCTGCCGCGCCCGTTTCGCCTGGCGATTATTCAGCTGGGAACCTATGACGGCACTGTCTATAACGCCCGTCAGGTGATCGATACCGTTGGGCATCTGTGTGATTACATTCTGTTTGATTCCGCGTGGGTCGGTTACGAACAGTTTATCCCGATGATGGCGGATAGCTCGCCGCTGCTGTTAGAACTTAACGAAAACGATCCGGGGATCTTTGTGACCCAGTCGGTGCACAAACAGCAGGCGGGATTCTCACAGACGTCGCAGATCCATAAAAAAGATAACCATATCCGTGGACAGGCGCGTTTTTGCCCGCATAAGCGGTTGAATAATGCCTTTATGCTCCATGCTTCTACCAGCCCGTTCTATCCGCTGTTCGCCGCGCTGGACGTTAACGCCAAAATTCATGAAGGGGAGAGTGGGCGTCGGCTGTGGGCTGAGTGCGTTGAGTTGGGTATTGAGTCGCGCAAGGCTATTCTTGCGCGCTGTAAGCTGTTCCGCCCGTTTATCCCGCCCGTTGTTGATGGCAAATTGTGGCAGGATTATCCGACGTCAGTGTTAGCCAGCGACCGCCGTTTTTTCAGTTTTGATCCGGGGGCGAAGTGGCACGGCTTTGAAGGATATGCCGCGGATCAGTATTTTGTTGATCCGTGCAAGCTGTTACTCACCACGCAGGGTATCGATGCCGAAACCGGCGAATATAGCGATTTTGGCGTTCCAGCGACGATTCTGGCGCACTATCTGCGTGAGAACGGCATTGTGCCGGAGAAGTGCGATCTCAACTCCATTCTGTTCTTATTAACTCCGGCGGAAAGCCACGAGAAGCTGGCACAACTGGTGGCGATGCTGGCGCAGTTTGAACAGCATATTGAGGATGACTCGCCGCTGGCTGAGGTGTTGCCGAGCGTTTATAACAAATATCCGGTGCGCTATCGCGACTACACCCTGCGCCAGTTGTGTCAGGAGATGCACGATCTGTATGTCAGTTTCGACGTCAAAGACCTACAAAAAGCGATGTTCCGCCAGCAGAGTTTCCCGTCAGTGGTGATGAATCCCCAGGATGCGCATAGCGCTTATATTCGCGGTGAAGTGGAGTTGGTGCGGATTCGTGATGCCGAAGGGCGAATTGCGGCAGAAGGGGCGTTGCCTTATCCACCTGGCGTGCTTTGCGTGGTACCCGGGGAAGTCTGGGGTGGGGCGGTTCAACGTTATTTCCTTGCGCTGGAAGAAGGCGTGAATTTGTTGCCGGGATTTTCGCCGGAGTTGCAAGGTGTCTATAGCGAAACCGATGCGAATGGCATGAAACGGTTGTACGGTTATGTGTTGAAGTAAGAATAAAAAAACGGGTCACCTTCTGGCGACCCGTTTTTCTTTGCGTAATTAGTGGCTAACCGTCTGTGTACCTGTCGGGACACGAACGTGTTTATATTTGAACATCGCCATGAACGCGAAGGCCAGAACCACGGAGTAACCTGCGAAAATCAGCCATACGGTCTGCCAGTCGGTAATGCCGTTTTGGGTGTACATCTCAACCACTTTACCGCTCACGATGCCGCCGAGGATACAGCCGAAGCCGTTGGTCATCATCAGGAACATCCCCTGCGCGCTGGCGCGAATTGCCGGACTAACTTCTTTTTCGACAAACACCGAACCAGAGATGTTGAAGAAGTCGAATGCGCAACCGTAAACGATCATCGACAGTACCAGCAGTACAGTACCGAACGGAGTCGGGTCGCCGTAAGCAAACAGAGCAAAACGCAGGATCCACGCCACAATACTGATCATCATTACGTTCTTAATACCGTAGCGGCTTAAGAAGAACGGGATGGTCAGAATGAACAGGGTTTCAGAGATCTGCGAAATCGACATGATGATTGACGCATGCTGCACGATGAAGCTGCTGGCAAACATCGGATCTTTGTCGAAGCTGTGCAGGAAGGTATTACCGAACATGTTGGTAATCTGCAGTTCCGCGCCCAGCAGCATTGAGAAGATGAAGAAGATTGCCATACGCTTGTTTTTAAACAGAGCGAATGCATCGAGGCCCAGCAGGGTTGTCCAGCTCTGATTCGCTTGCTGTTTAGCAACCGGAATATGCGGCAGAGTCAGGGTAAACAGAACCAGAATGGCGGAAAGCGCTGCGCCAATATACAGCTGCATGTGGCTTAATTCGAAGCCGGACAGGCTCACCACCCACATTGCCATGATAAAGCCGATGGTGCCCCAGATACGGATTGGCGGGAAGTCAGTAACGATATCCATCCCGGCATTTTGCAGGCGATAGTAAGAGATGGTGTTGATTAACCCAAGCGTTGGCATATAAGCAAACGAGTTAATCAATATCACAAGGAACATCGCCTCCGGCGTAGTGACCTCTGCCGCCATGAACAGCGTGATAGCGCCAATGGTGTGGCAAATGGCATAGACCCATTTCGCACTTAACCATTTGTCGGCCACAATCCCCAGCAGCGCAGGCATAAAGACCGCGGCGATACCCAGTGAACTATAAACTGCGCCAATAGAAGCACCGTCAAACTTCAGGGTAACAAACATATAGGAGCCGAGGGTCGTCAGCCAACTTCCCCACAGACAGAACTGCAGAAAAGAGAGGATTTTCAGCTGCAGCTTAAGATTCATGTTAATTTCCTCACATCGTGATGCGGATGAGTGTTTGAAAAAGCACATTTGACCGTGCGAGATGATGCGATTCTATCAACTTCGCGGACTGGTTTTTTGTTACCTGTGGCAAATAATTGCAAACATTCCCAATTTGCAAAACGAAATTGTGATGTGGATAACATTTTTGCCCCTGAGCATCGTCAGGGGCGGTTAGTGGAATTATCGGCGGCGGTAGGATTTTTGCGCGGTATTCACTTTATAAAGATAACGGCGAGATTCCGCAGAGGGATGGCGGGTCGTCAGCGTCTGATAAACATCGCCCGGCGTCATGGTGTTAATAATATTGGCAGCCTGAATCTTATCATTCGAAAAGACTCGCAGCACGCTGCCTGCGCCGCCGTTATAGGCGGTGATGACGGCATAACGCCGCGATGTTGGGTTATCAATTCCGCCGAGATAAACGTTGTTCAGCATCGCCAGATACGCGGTGCCGGTATCAATATTGCTGGCAGGATCAAACAAGAAACTGCGGCTCGGCGTGCCGGATTTCCCCTGCGAGCGGAACACATCTTTCCCGGCAGTATGTTGTACCACCTGCATTAACCCCAGCGCATCGGAACGGCTGACCGCATATGGGTTAAAGGATGACTCGGTCTGCATAATCGCCAGAATCAGCGACTCATCAACGCCATATTTCCGTGACGCCTGGCGGACCATGCCGAGATATTTGTGCGCACGTTTATCAAGGTGGTTCGGCACCATGTTAATGGTGACGCTGTAGATGATACGCAGCCCGTTGCTGCGGCTCTTCAGACGGTTTTTCAGCAGATAATCCGCGAAGTTGCTCGCGCGACCTTCCCAGCGAATCGGCTGCCCGGTGTTGTCCACCACCTGACCGTAAAGGAAAGGTTCTTTCGAAATCGTAATATCATCAACGTCGGAATAGAGATCGACCGAACTCGGATCGTCCCCCATCAGCAACGTTTTGATAATTGCCCGGCGCAGATGCGCGGCAGGTTCTGTCCCGGCGATGGTTTCGATAGTAATCGTACCGTCATCGAAGTTGATGTGGCTGCGGGTCTGATATTGATCGGTGTATTTCACGTAGTCCTTAGGACCGGCGATCACCACCTCTTTGAAGCCCCAGATGTTCTCAATATTGTGGGCAAATTGCCCCATCAGAATATCAAAACCGTTGGTATCTTTGACCCAGGCTTCGTTATAGGTATCGCCTTTTTTGGTCGTCGAACAGGAGATGAGCAACGGCGCAATCAAAGCCAGCGCGAGATATTTTTTCATCATTCCGGGTGCGTGTTGTGTTTGTTTTTATGCAAGTTGCCGGAGGCGTGCTCCGGCACTGTTTTTATTTTTTATCTTCCGGCGTATAGCCCTCGATATGCACCTCTTTACCCTCGAACAGGAAGTTGACCATCTCCTGCTCCAGCAGCTTGCGGTGCTCGGCATTCATCATGTTGAGTTTCTTTTCATTAATCAGCATGGTTTGTTTGTGCTGCCACTGCGCCCAGGCTTCTTTGGAGATCTCGTTATAGATGCGTTTTCCCAGTTCGCCGGGGTACAGCTGAAAATCCTGACCTTCTGCTTCACGTTGCAGGAAAGTACAAAAAATCGTTCTGCTCATAAATCATCCTCTTTATCGACTCACGCGCTAAACCGGCGCGCCAGTGCGTAACTGCTGTAACAAACGCTCCACGGGAGCCGCCAGGCCAACTGACGGCGGTTGCGCTAAGTTATACCAGAGCGCATTGTCTTCATCCATGCAGCCGGTGAATGACGACACGGGAAGCCACATAGGCACAATATCTAAGTGGAAATGGCTGAAGGTATGCCGAAACGCGGTCAGCTGCGTCAGGTTATCGGCAGAAATCTGTCGTTGCGCCAGCCACTGCCGCAAACTTTCTTCATCGGCAAACTGCGGGAAACAGTATAAACCGCCCCACAATCCGCTCGACGGACGCTGCGCCAGCAATACTTCATCTTCGTGCTGTAACAGCAAAAAGTAGCCGGTGCGCTCTGGCAGCGTCTGTTTCGGTTTTTTGCCCGGATAAAGCGACCAGCTATTGTTGGCGGCGGCAATACATCCGTTTTGTAGCGGACAGAGCGAACATTTCGGCTTAGAGCGCGTACAAATCATCGCGCCCAAATCCATCATCGCCTGATTAAACCGTTCCACGCCAACCGCGGGCGTCACCTGCTCGCTCAAACTCCATAGTTTATTCTCGACCTCTTTTTTCCCAGGCCAGCCGCTTACAGCATAGCAGCGCGCCAGCACCCGTTTGACGTTACCGTCGAGAATCGGAAAGTGCTTACCCAGAGAAAGCGAGAGAATCGCGCCTGCGGTGGAACGCCCGACGCCCGGTAACGCCGCGACTTCTTCAAAGGTTTCCGGGAATTTACCGCCGTGTAAGGTCGCCACTTGTTGTGCCGCTTTATGCAGATTGCGCGCGCGGGCGTAATAGCCAAGCCCGGTCCACAAGTGGAGAACTTCGTCGAGCGGCGCATTGGCGAGATCGGTCACCGTTGGGAAGCGCGCCATAAAGCGTTCAAAATAGGGGATAACGGTCGCAACCTGAGTTTGTTGCAACATCACTTCTGAGAGCCATACTTTGTAGGGCGTCTTGTCAATTTGCCAGGGCAGCGTTTTCCGCCCGTATTTATCGTACCAGTCCAGAACCTGGGCTGAAAATTGCGACGCTTGCATGGTCACCGAATTCACTGTTGTTGGGGGCAAGATTGCAGCACAGCGACGGCAGGGTGTAAACCGGAACTTTCCGCAGCCACGGCCTTATCATGCTTGCATCCGGCAACTAACTTTGGATAATGCCCGTTTTCAGAACACTTTCACAAGCGACTAAATCTTTATGAAAAACGACGTCATCTCACCGGAATTTGATGAAAACGGCCGCCCGCTGCGCCGTATCCGTAGTTTTGTGCGCCGCCAGGGGCGACTGACCAAAGGCCAGGAACATGCGCTGGAAAACTACTGGCCGGTGATGGGCGTTGAGTTCAGCGAAGATATGCTGGATTTCCCTGCGCTTTTTGGCCGTGAAGCGCCGGTGACGCTTGAGATTGGTTTTGGCATGGGCGCGTCGCTGGTGGCAATGGCTAAAGATCGCCCCGAGCAGGACTTCCTCGGCATTGAAGTGCATTCACCGGGCGTTGGTGCGTGCCTGTCTTCTGCGCATGAAGAGGGCTTAAGCAACCTGCGCGTGATGTGTCACGATGCGGTTGAAGTGCTGCATAAAATGATTCCTGACAATTCATTGCGCATGGTGCAGCTCTTTTTCCCTGACCCGTGGCACAAAGCGCGCCATAATAAACGCCGTATCGTTCAGGTGCCGTTTGCCGAGCTGGTAAAAAGCAAACTGCAGCTGGGGGGCATATTCCATATGGCGACCGACTGGGAACCTTATGCGGAACATATGCTTGAAGTGATGTCTTCTATTGACGGTTATAAAAACCTGTCAGAGAGCAATGATTACGTACCGCGTCCGGCATCACGTCCGGTGACGAAATTTGAACAACGTGGTCATCGTCTTGGTCACGGAGTATGGGACTTAATGTTCGAGAGGGTGAAATAATGGCAAAGAACCGTAGCCGTCGTCTGCGTAAAAAAATGCACATCGACGAATTCCAGGAATTAGGATTTTCGGTGGCATGGCGATTCCCGGAAGGTACATCGGAAGAACAGATTGATAAAACCGTTGATGACTTTATTAACGAGGTTATCGAACCGAACAAACTGGCCTTTGACGGCAGCGGTTATCTGGCCTGGGAAGGTCTGATCTGCATGCAGGAAATCGGCAAATGCACCGAAGAACATCAGGCGATTGTGCGTAAGTGGCTGGAAGAACGCAAACTGGAAGAGGTACGCACCAGCGAACTTTTCGACGTTTGGTGGGACTAAGAAAGCATACGGGCGATGACAAATGCAAAACTGCCTGATGTGCTACGCTTATCAGGCCTACAAAGATGCACGATCGAGTAGGCCGGATAAGGCGTTTACGCCGCATCCGGCATGGAAAACGCGCACTTTGTTATCAATCTGGGGCCAGCAAATGCTGGCCTGATTTGTTCTTGAGGGAAGACTATGATGCGCAAAATGCTGCTGGCGGCAGCACTTTCAGTGACGGCAATGACCGCTCACGCCGACTACCAGTGCAGCGTCACGCCGCGTGACGATGTGATTGTCAGCCCGCAAACCGTGCAGGTGAAGGGCGAAAACGGCAATCTGGTGATCACGCCAGACGGCAACGTGATGTATAACGGTAAGCAATATTCCCTGAATGCCGCCCAGCGCGAGCAGGCGAAGGATTATCAGGCTGAACTACGTAGCACCCTGCCGTGGATTGATGAAGGCGCGAAAAGCCGCGTCGAGAAAGCTCGTATTGCGCTGGATAAAATTATCGTTCAGGAGATGGGCGAAAGCAGCAAAATGCGCAGCCGTCTGACCAAACTTGATGCGCAGCTGAAAGAGCAGATGAACCGCATTATCGAAACGCGCAGCGATGGCCTGACGTTTCACTATAAAGCCATTGATCAGGTTCGTGCCGAAGGCCAGCAATTAGTGAATCAGGCAATGGGCGGAATTTTACAGGACAGCATTAATGAAATGGGCGCGAAAGCGGTGCTGAAAAGCGGCGGTAACCCATTACAGAACGTGCTGGGAAGCCTGGGCGGCCTGCAATCCTCAATCCAAACCGAGTGGAAAAAGCAGGAAAAAGATTTCCAGCAGTTTGGCAAAGATGTTTGTAGCCGCGTTGTGACTCTGGAAGATAGCCGCAAAGCCCTGGTCGGGAATTTAAAATAATCCTCTATTTTAAGACGGCATAATACTTTTTTATGCCGTTTAATTCTTCGTTTTGTTACCTGCCTCTAACTTTGTAGATCTCCAAAATATATTCACGTTGTAAATTGTTTAACGTCAAATTTCCCATGCAAAGCTAAGGGATAATGCGTAGCGTTCACGTAACTGGAGGAATGAAATGGAGTTTTTCAAAAAGACGGCACTTGCCGCACTGGTTATGGGTTTTAGTGGTGCAGCATTGGCATTACCCAATATCACCATTTTAGCAACCGGCGGGACCATTGCCGGTGGTGGTGACTCCGCAACCAAATCTAACTACACAGCGGGTAAAGTTGGCGTAGAAAATCTGGTTAATGCGGTGCCGCAACTGAAGGACATTGCGAACGTTAAAGGCGAGCAGGTAGTGAATATTGGCTCCCAGGACATGAACGATGATGTCTGGCTGACACTGGCGAAAAAAATTAACACCGACTGCGATAAAACTGACGGCTTCGTCATTACCCACGGTACCGACACGATGGAAGAAACCGCTTACTTCCTCGACCTGACGGTGAAATGCGACAAACCGGTGGTGATGGTCGGTGCAATGCGCCCGTCCACGTCTATGAGCGCAGACG
It encodes the following:
- the yqgA gene encoding DUF554 domain-containing protein → MVIGPFINASAVLLGGVFGALLSQRLPERIRVSMTSIFGLASLGIGILLVVKCANLPAMVLATLLGALIGEICLLEKGVNTVVAKAHNLFHHSRKKPAHESFIQNFVAIIVLFCASGTGIFGAMNEGMTGDPSILIAKSFLDFFTAMIFACSLGIAVSVISIPLLIIQLTLAWAAALILPLTTPSMMADFSAVGGLLLLATGLRICGIKMFPVVNMLPALLLAMPLSAAWTAWFA
- the speC gene encoding ornithine decarboxylase; the encoded protein is MKSMNIAASSELVSRLSTHRCVVALGDTDFTDVAAVVITAADSRSGILALLKRTGFHLPVFLYSEHAVELPAGVTAVINGNEQQWLELESAACQYEENLLPPFYDTLTQYVEMGNSTFACPGHQHGAFFKKHPAGRHFYDFFGENIFRADMCNADVKLGDLLIHEGSAKDAQKFAAKVFHADKTYFVLNGTSAANKVVTNALLTRGDLVLFDRNNHKSNHHGALIQAGATPVYLEASRNPFGFIGGIDAHCFNEEYLRQQIRDVAPEKADLPRPFRLAIIQLGTYDGTVYNARQVIDTVGHLCDYILFDSAWVGYEQFIPMMADSSPLLLELNENDPGIFVTQSVHKQQAGFSQTSQIHKKDNHIRGQARFCPHKRLNNAFMLHASTSPFYPLFAALDVNAKIHEGESGRRLWAECVELGIESRKAILARCKLFRPFIPPVVDGKLWQDYPTSVLASDRRFFSFDPGAKWHGFEGYAADQYFVDPCKLLLTTQGIDAETGEYSDFGVPATILAHYLRENGIVPEKCDLNSILFLLTPAESHEKLAQLVAMLAQFEQHIEDDSPLAEVLPSVYNKYPVRYRDYTLRQLCQEMHDLYVSFDVKDLQKAMFRQQSFPSVVMNPQDAHSAYIRGEVELVRIRDAEGRIAAEGALPYPPGVLCVVPGEVWGGAVQRYFLALEEGVNLLPGFSPELQGVYSETDANGMKRLYGYVLK
- the nupG gene encoding nucleoside permease NupG is translated as MNLKLQLKILSFLQFCLWGSWLTTLGSYMFVTLKFDGASIGAVYSSLGIAAVFMPALLGIVADKWLSAKWVYAICHTIGAITLFMAAEVTTPEAMFLVILINSFAYMPTLGLINTISYYRLQNAGMDIVTDFPPIRIWGTIGFIMAMWVVSLSGFELSHMQLYIGAALSAILVLFTLTLPHIPVAKQQANQSWTTLLGLDAFALFKNKRMAIFFIFSMLLGAELQITNMFGNTFLHSFDKDPMFASSFIVQHASIIMSISQISETLFILTIPFFLSRYGIKNVMMISIVAWILRFALFAYGDPTPFGTVLLVLSMIVYGCAFDFFNISGSVFVEKEVSPAIRASAQGMFLMMTNGFGCILGGIVSGKVVEMYTQNGITDWQTVWLIFAGYSVVLAFAFMAMFKYKHVRVPTGTQTVSH
- the mltC gene encoding membrane-bound lytic murein transglycosylase MltC, whose amino-acid sequence is MKKYLALALIAPLLISCSTTKKGDTYNEAWVKDTNGFDILMGQFAHNIENIWGFKEVVIAGPKDYVKYTDQYQTRSHINFDDGTITIETIAGTEPAAHLRRAIIKTLLMGDDPSSVDLYSDVDDITISKEPFLYGQVVDNTGQPIRWEGRASNFADYLLKNRLKSRSNGLRIIYSVTINMVPNHLDKRAHKYLGMVRQASRKYGVDESLILAIMQTESSFNPYAVSRSDALGLMQVVQHTAGKDVFRSQGKSGTPSRSFLFDPASNIDTGTAYLAMLNNVYLGGIDNPTSRRYAVITAYNGGAGSVLRVFSNDKIQAANIINTMTPGDVYQTLTTRHPSAESRRYLYKVNTAQKSYRRR
- the yggX gene encoding oxidative damage protection protein, encoding MSRTIFCTFLQREAEGQDFQLYPGELGKRIYNEISKEAWAQWQHKQTMLINEKKLNMMNAEHRKLLEQEMVNFLFEGKEVHIEGYTPEDKK
- the mutY gene encoding A/G-specific adenine glycosylase, with the translated sequence MQASQFSAQVLDWYDKYGRKTLPWQIDKTPYKVWLSEVMLQQTQVATVIPYFERFMARFPTVTDLANAPLDEVLHLWTGLGYYARARNLHKAAQQVATLHGGKFPETFEEVAALPGVGRSTAGAILSLSLGKHFPILDGNVKRVLARCYAVSGWPGKKEVENKLWSLSEQVTPAVGVERFNQAMMDLGAMICTRSKPKCSLCPLQNGCIAAANNSWSLYPGKKPKQTLPERTGYFLLLQHEDEVLLAQRPSSGLWGGLYCFPQFADEESLRQWLAQRQISADNLTQLTAFRHTFSHFHLDIVPMWLPVSSFTGCMDEDNALWYNLAQPPSVGLAAPVERLLQQLRTGAPV
- the trmB gene encoding tRNA (guanosine(46)-N7)-methyltransferase TrmB, with protein sequence MKNDVISPEFDENGRPLRRIRSFVRRQGRLTKGQEHALENYWPVMGVEFSEDMLDFPALFGREAPVTLEIGFGMGASLVAMAKDRPEQDFLGIEVHSPGVGACLSSAHEEGLSNLRVMCHDAVEVLHKMIPDNSLRMVQLFFPDPWHKARHNKRRIVQVPFAELVKSKLQLGGIFHMATDWEPYAEHMLEVMSSIDGYKNLSESNDYVPRPASRPVTKFEQRGHRLGHGVWDLMFERVK
- the yggL gene encoding YggL family protein — protein: MAKNRSRRLRKKMHIDEFQELGFSVAWRFPEGTSEEQIDKTVDDFINEVIEPNKLAFDGSGYLAWEGLICMQEIGKCTEEHQAIVRKWLEERKLEEVRTSELFDVWWD
- the yggN gene encoding DUF2884 domain-containing protein, with protein sequence MMRKMLLAAALSVTAMTAHADYQCSVTPRDDVIVSPQTVQVKGENGNLVITPDGNVMYNGKQYSLNAAQREQAKDYQAELRSTLPWIDEGAKSRVEKARIALDKIIVQEMGESSKMRSRLTKLDAQLKEQMNRIIETRSDGLTFHYKAIDQVRAEGQQLVNQAMGGILQDSINEMGAKAVLKSGGNPLQNVLGSLGGLQSSIQTEWKKQEKDFQQFGKDVCSRVVTLEDSRKALVGNLK